A DNA window from Chitinispirillum alkaliphilum contains the following coding sequences:
- a CDS encoding putative two-component system response regulator, which translates to MNNETRQQPIRVAIVDDSPQWVRIITRELIKDAQFIVSWGVESVDDAIELAKKSNPDVILIDINIHNDPLGGIKLAKKLASFSTSKLIILSSMTDQQSLSGALSCSIQYFVPKDDLASLRSKVKLSLSKGDPILKAARLEIKKQRRDAALSKLSPAEREIFHLLETGCKRKHISEILFKSEDTVKSHIKGILRKLDCHDTAEAVEKMKT; encoded by the coding sequence ATGAATAATGAAACCAGACAACAACCAATAAGGGTTGCGATTGTGGATGATAGCCCTCAATGGGTGCGCATAATTACAAGAGAGCTGATAAAAGATGCTCAGTTTATTGTCTCATGGGGTGTTGAATCGGTTGATGATGCCATAGAGCTGGCAAAAAAAAGTAACCCGGATGTGATTTTGATTGATATAAACATCCACAATGACCCTCTGGGCGGAATAAAACTTGCAAAAAAACTGGCTTCTTTCTCCACTTCAAAACTGATCATTCTCTCTTCTATGACAGACCAACAATCTTTAAGCGGTGCACTGTCCTGTTCGATTCAATATTTTGTGCCAAAAGATGATCTTGCATCACTTAGATCAAAAGTTAAACTCTCTCTTTCAAAGGGAGATCCGATTCTTAAAGCTGCCCGGCTGGAAATTAAAAAGCAGAGAAGAGATGCCGCCCTTAGCAAGTTATCACCAGCAGAAAGAGAAATTTTTCACCTGCTTGAAACCGGGTGTAAAAGAAAACACATATCAGAAATTCTTTTCAAAAGCGAGGACACTGTCAAATCACACATAAAAGGGATTCTGAGAAAGCTTGATTGCCATGATACGGCAGAAGCGGTTGAGAAGATGAAGACCTGA
- a CDS encoding Sporulation kinase A yields MVFVCASCGFFSAFVENSLNSLPSSSLFPELEKPGQYFVSLLSSIYHYITPYTLLMLALSNLDNRVRLKRHLKLLKFLLLIPVVFMYIFFPFNVTFNPDHIVMPGSKVMSVWAPLYILATVALLLYAFFITPENRLIKREKLFLCILVIPPATSSIFVNYLINFTELKGYWRYNQHIVASQILLYLIFLVNYGFCGIRIKVEKANKTNPVSGLGFLNHSIKDHVSVIKYQTEYVLEQIQKSDLTDKNKLTPELRDIQDSTNHLLGITKSIYTFVNDTAPELKMEDLQQLFGSACELLKKKIKEKKIILQCNYEQNITIPCDLTQIVECFFNLMKNSIEAMPDGGVLSLVGYRDGSRVVMIIRDQGCGIDQENLVHITQPFFTTKGCGNWGLGLMFCSKVFKSHGWDMQIDSKLNHGTSITIVVPGAVFKKNSFRTVRKSDVTKTPEYIK; encoded by the coding sequence TTGGTGTTTGTATGTGCAAGCTGCGGGTTCTTTTCTGCCTTTGTCGAAAACAGCCTGAATTCACTCCCCTCCTCATCCCTTTTTCCCGAATTAGAAAAACCAGGACAATATTTCGTTTCACTACTCTCTTCAATATATCACTATATCACCCCCTACACCCTGCTCATGCTCGCGCTCTCAAATCTCGATAACAGGGTAAGGCTCAAAAGGCATTTAAAGCTGCTCAAGTTCCTGCTGCTTATACCGGTAGTATTCATGTATATCTTTTTTCCCTTCAACGTAACCTTCAACCCCGACCATATTGTAATGCCCGGCAGCAAAGTGATGTCAGTATGGGCTCCCCTATATATTCTGGCAACCGTAGCACTTTTGCTCTATGCGTTTTTTATCACTCCTGAAAACCGTTTGATTAAAAGGGAAAAACTCTTTCTTTGCATTCTGGTTATACCTCCTGCAACAAGCTCGATTTTTGTAAATTACCTGATTAATTTTACAGAGCTTAAGGGATACTGGCGCTACAACCAGCATATTGTGGCCTCTCAGATTCTGCTGTATCTGATTTTTTTGGTCAATTACGGATTCTGTGGTATCAGGATAAAAGTCGAAAAAGCAAACAAAACTAACCCGGTCTCAGGTCTTGGATTTCTTAATCATTCAATAAAAGACCATGTTTCGGTTATTAAATACCAGACCGAGTACGTTTTAGAGCAGATTCAGAAATCCGATCTGACTGACAAGAACAAACTAACACCGGAACTTCGTGATATTCAGGACAGTACGAATCATCTACTTGGGATTACAAAGTCTATATACACATTTGTTAACGATACTGCCCCCGAACTTAAAATGGAGGACCTGCAGCAACTCTTTGGTTCTGCCTGCGAGTTGTTGAAAAAGAAAATAAAAGAGAAAAAGATTATTCTTCAATGTAATTACGAGCAAAATATCACTATACCGTGTGATTTAACCCAAATAGTTGAATGTTTTTTCAACCTTATGAAAAACAGCATCGAGGCTATGCCCGATGGTGGCGTACTGTCTTTAGTTGGTTACAGGGATGGCAGCAGGGTTGTAATGATTATACGTGACCAAGGATGCGGAATCGATCAGGAGAATCTGGTGCATATAACCCAGCCCTTTTTTACGACCAAAGGATGTGGCAACTGGGGGCTTGGCCTTATGTTTTGCAGCAAAGTATTTAAAAGTCACGGCTGGGATATGCAGATAGACAGTAAGCTAAACCATGGCACTTCGATCACCATTGTTGTACCAGGGGCAGTTTTCAAAAAAAACAGTTTCAGAACAGTTCGCAAAAGTGATGTAACCAAAACACCGGAGTATATTAAATGA